In Blautia sp. SC05B48, a single genomic region encodes these proteins:
- a CDS encoding HAMP domain-containing sensor histidine kinase has translation MIKLIREHLSTKIFIITVCLLITVGSAIYGMVALGMSRSYFLELDRSLSNQTEKMVLQLSNTSVQEIDGILKMFALEHGISIVLKDSDEKVLGIYGDMEYSLAPGTDVEDILLGSGITESYSCKLTNGKTYWIQVFGNKEKVNIGLESLKRILPMLGAMTFLAALAIAALYTKYITRSILKVSEVSKKMANLDFRVRYTEDRRDEIGILGENLNELSEKLESALDELKEKNTDLEKSIKLEQQLEQQQMAFFSAVSHELKTPITILKGQIQGMLLEVGGYKDRDRYLKRSFEVANSMENMVQEILYVSKIRTSGFELKLIDIPLHQLVENVIKEQEDMAIDRGLQFHIRIEESTWIRADEALFTKVISNVVGNAIKYTNEDGNIWVGVYKRGEEIIFWIENETESIDEKEIPKLCDAFYRIDKSRNKRTGGSGLGLYITKMILEQHQFPYCIENTEKGIKVEIRCYEPTRRLL, from the coding sequence TTGATAAAGCTAATTAGAGAACATTTGTCTACAAAAATATTTATAATTACAGTATGCTTATTGATTACTGTTGGTAGTGCGATTTATGGAATGGTTGCATTGGGGATGTCACGGAGCTATTTTTTAGAGTTGGATAGAAGTTTGAGTAATCAGACGGAAAAAATGGTACTTCAATTATCGAATACTTCAGTGCAGGAAATAGATGGAATATTAAAAATGTTTGCATTGGAGCATGGGATTTCTATTGTCTTAAAAGATAGTGACGAAAAGGTACTTGGTATATATGGAGATATGGAATATTCACTGGCTCCTGGAACAGATGTAGAAGATATTCTGTTAGGCAGTGGGATAACGGAATCTTATTCCTGTAAGTTAACGAATGGAAAAACATATTGGATTCAAGTGTTTGGAAACAAGGAGAAAGTAAATATTGGACTGGAATCATTAAAAAGAATTTTACCTATGTTGGGGGCTATGACTTTTTTGGCAGCATTAGCTATTGCTGCTTTATACACAAAATATATTACGCGTTCAATTTTAAAGGTGAGTGAAGTTTCAAAAAAAATGGCAAATCTTGATTTTCGAGTTCGATATACAGAAGACCGGAGGGACGAGATTGGAATTTTGGGAGAAAATCTGAACGAACTTTCGGAAAAATTAGAGAGTGCTTTGGATGAATTGAAAGAAAAAAATACTGATTTAGAGAAAAGCATCAAACTTGAGCAGCAACTGGAACAACAACAAATGGCTTTTTTTTCAGCTGTTTCGCATGAATTAAAAACTCCGATTACAATTCTAAAAGGACAAATTCAGGGAATGTTATTAGAAGTAGGGGGATATAAAGACCGAGATAGATATTTAAAACGTTCTTTTGAAGTAGCTAATTCCATGGAGAATATGGTGCAGGAAATTCTGTATGTTTCAAAAATTAGAACATCGGGATTTGAGTTGAAATTGATAGATATACCACTTCACCAACTTGTTGAGAATGTGATTAAGGAACAGGAAGATATGGCTATTGATAGGGGATTACAGTTTCATATACGAATAGAAGAATCAACTTGGATACGGGCAGATGAAGCTCTTTTCACGAAGGTCATAAGTAATGTGGTAGGAAATGCAATTAAATATACGAATGAGGATGGAAATATATGGGTTGGAGTGTATAAAAGAGGTGAAGAAATAATTTTTTGGATTGAAAATGAAACGGAATCTATTGATGAGAAAGAAATTCCAAAATTATGTGATGCATTTTATCGTATTGATAAATCCAGAAATAAAAGAACTGGTGGAAGCGGCTTGGGATTATATATTACAAAAATGATTTTAGAACAGCATCAGTTTCCTTATTGTATTGAAAATACAGAAAAAGGCATAAAAGTGGAAATAAGATGTTATGAACCAACCAGAAGGCTGTTGTGA
- a CDS encoding winged helix-turn-helix domain-containing protein, whose amino-acid sequence MLSFDGDEENLIESVISILDAGREKFIFQKMNLKSNLQHKGIMLDLERREVMRNNDKIALTYTEFEILQLLAQNPGRVFSKEQIYDMVWQEPYSGDYNIVMSHISHIREKIEDDPSHPVYIQTVWGVGYKFNEKMCE is encoded by the coding sequence TTGCTATCTTTTGATGGAGATGAAGAAAATTTAATAGAATCTGTTATTTCCATTTTGGATGCTGGTAGAGAAAAATTTATATTTCAAAAAATGAATCTAAAATCGAACTTACAACACAAGGGAATAATGCTTGACTTAGAGCGACGAGAGGTTATGCGGAATAATGATAAAATTGCCTTGACTTATACAGAGTTTGAAATCCTCCAGCTTCTCGCTCAAAATCCCGGCAGGGTATTCAGTAAAGAACAGATTTATGATATGGTCTGGCAGGAACCGTATTCCGGTGATTACAACATTGTGATGAGCCATATCAGCCATATTCGGGAAAAAATAGAGGATGATCCGAGTCATCCGGTCTATATTCAGACTGTGTGGGGAGTTGGTTATAAGTTTAATGAAAAAATGTGTGAATAA
- a CDS encoding ABC transporter ATP-binding protein, which yields MVLEAKNVVYYYKANKGKKVLDDISYGFEIGKMYAILGPSGSGKTTFLSLLAGLDSPTDGGIYYEGVNIRKKGLHNYRKKNMSLVFQNYNLIDYLTPEENVMLGGKKDIEKILEAVGIPREDWKRQVLQLSGGQQQRVAIARALASPAKVLLADEPTGNLDEEIADEIIKILMKSAHEMGKSVIVVTHSKKIADAADVVLKIHEGKLYHLV from the coding sequence ATTGTTCTTGAGGCAAAGAATGTTGTCTATTACTATAAGGCGAATAAAGGCAAAAAAGTTTTAGATGATATATCATATGGCTTTGAGATAGGAAAAATGTATGCCATTTTGGGACCAAGTGGTTCCGGTAAGACAACTTTTTTATCGCTTTTGGCAGGTTTGGATTCTCCGACGGATGGGGGAATTTATTATGAAGGGGTAAATATAAGAAAAAAAGGACTACACAACTATCGAAAGAAAAATATGTCATTGGTTTTTCAGAATTATAATCTGATAGATTATTTGACTCCAGAAGAAAATGTGATGCTGGGTGGAAAGAAAGACATAGAGAAAATTTTGGAAGCGGTTGGAATACCGAGGGAAGACTGGAAACGGCAGGTCTTACAGTTATCAGGAGGACAGCAGCAGCGAGTGGCTATTGCAAGAGCATTAGCAAGTCCTGCGAAGGTATTGCTTGCAGATGAACCTACAGGAAATCTGGATGAAGAAATTGCAGACGAAATTATTAAGATATTGATGAAAAGTGCGCATGAAATGGGAAAAAGTGTAATTGTCGTAACACATAGCAAAAAAATAGCTGATGCTGCAGATGTGGTACTTAAAATCCATGAGGGGAAATTGTATCATTTGGTTTAA
- a CDS encoding recombinase family protein — MQTTEIRETWTALYARLSLDDGNVGESMSIQSQKAILTRKAEELGIYNYQFYVDDGYSGTNFNRPSFQQMIADIEAGKVTCVITKDLSRLGRNYLESGAYIEVFFPKHQVRYIAVNDGVDSANSGEMDITPFKNILNEFYSRDVSKKVKSGKYIRASQGKFMGTHAPFGYQKDPEDKNHLIADEETAPTVRYIFQLALQGMGNNKIGKILYEQKIPKPAYYKPEYFGKFLVKEDDAYNWKQETIIRILRNPLYKGYFWVQKYDKKHFKQETRGISP; from the coding sequence ATGCAGACAACAGAAATCAGAGAAACATGGACAGCACTTTATGCAAGATTATCATTGGATGACGGCAACGTGGGCGAGAGCATGAGCATCCAGAGCCAGAAAGCGATCCTGACAAGAAAAGCAGAGGAACTGGGGATTTATAATTATCAGTTTTATGTAGACGATGGTTATTCCGGTACGAATTTCAACCGTCCGTCCTTTCAGCAGATGATAGCGGACATTGAAGCAGGAAAAGTTACCTGTGTGATCACGAAAGATCTTTCAAGGCTAGGTAGGAACTATCTGGAGAGTGGCGCTTATATCGAGGTATTTTTCCCAAAACATCAGGTACGGTATATCGCCGTCAATGACGGTGTGGATTCTGCAAACAGCGGGGAGATGGATATTACCCCGTTTAAGAACATTCTTAATGAGTTTTATTCAAGGGATGTTTCCAAAAAGGTGAAGTCAGGTAAATACATCCGGGCAAGCCAGGGAAAATTCATGGGAACACACGCACCATTCGGGTATCAGAAAGACCCGGAGGACAAAAACCACCTGATTGCCGATGAGGAAACCGCACCAACCGTCCGTTATATTTTCCAGCTTGCACTTCAGGGAATGGGAAACAATAAAATCGGGAAAATCCTTTATGAACAGAAAATCCCAAAGCCGGCATATTATAAGCCGGAATACTTCGGAAAGTTTCTGGTAAAAGAAGATGATGCCTATAACTGGAAACAGGAGACCATCATCCGGATTTTACGAAACCCGCTTTACAAAGGCTATTTCTGGGTGCAGAAATATGATAAGAAGCATTTCAAGCAGGAAACAAGGGGTATATCCCCATGA
- a CDS encoding DUF4368 domain-containing protein produces the protein MSERTIIPSDHDALVDEHTWDTVQEILDRHTKVKPCTSGYENKFRGILKCADCGSTLMVHTDGRNKEKPVIERTFYQCRIYRVRGTGFCSQHRINADDLEELVLADIQTHAKRVIKNREKFMRKVLGQMDTTAANNRENIQKKLEKLEKKLLESDRQFIKLYEDFTKQLVSEQQFRMLSTHFEQEKKETTEEIEKLKTTADNLKDSTCKAEQLANEMVECAEIKELTTAIVNRLIEKIEVSEPQTIDGEKVQNIRIFYKFVGEIN, from the coding sequence ATGAGTGAGCGTACCATTATTCCCAGTGACCATGATGCACTTGTTGATGAACACACATGGGATACGGTGCAGGAAATCCTTGACCGTCATACGAAAGTCAAGCCCTGTACTTCCGGGTATGAGAATAAGTTCCGGGGCATTTTAAAATGTGCCGACTGCGGAAGTACCCTGATGGTGCATACCGATGGCAGGAATAAGGAGAAGCCAGTCATTGAACGGACTTTTTACCAGTGCCGCATTTACCGTGTGAGGGGAACCGGGTTCTGCAGCCAGCACCGCATCAATGCGGACGATCTGGAGGAACTTGTACTTGCGGACATCCAGACCCATGCAAAAAGGGTCATAAAAAACAGGGAGAAATTCATGCGGAAGGTATTGGGGCAGATGGATACGACAGCGGCGAATAACCGGGAAAATATCCAGAAAAAGCTGGAGAAACTGGAGAAAAAGCTCCTCGAATCGGACAGACAGTTCATCAAGCTGTATGAGGATTTTACAAAGCAGCTTGTGTCAGAACAGCAGTTCCGGATGTTGTCCACTCATTTTGAACAGGAAAAGAAAGAAACAACCGAAGAAATTGAAAAACTGAAAACTACGGCTGACAATCTGAAGGACAGCACCTGCAAAGCGGAACAGCTTGCCAATGAAATGGTGGAATGTGCAGAGATCAAAGAGCTGACCACAGCCATAGTAAATCGTCTTATCGAAAAGATTGAGGTATCTGAACCTCAGACCATCGACGGAGAGAAAGTCCAGAATATCAGGATTTTCTACAAGTTCGTTGGAGAAATCAATTAA
- a CDS encoding type II toxin-antitoxin system RelE/ParE family toxin yields MENKKYKVVIAQSGKLDVKEKKKYILQQFKYREYAENFSKKIKKAVLALDTLPTGYNTTGFRYRGYDIYMKPCESYLLFYTVDEAVKTVTVLRVMQDGMDWQYIINRWLRENA; encoded by the coding sequence ATGGAAAACAAAAAATACAAAGTTGTCATTGCCCAGAGCGGCAAGCTGGATGTGAAAGAAAAAAAGAAATATATCCTTCAGCAATTTAAGTACCGGGAATATGCAGAAAACTTTTCCAAAAAGATTAAAAAAGCGGTTCTTGCACTTGATACACTTCCGACCGGGTATAATACAACAGGCTTCCGGTATCGTGGTTATGATATTTACATGAAACCGTGTGAATCCTATCTGCTGTTTTATACTGTGGATGAAGCAGTGAAAACAGTTACAGTTCTGCGTGTCATGCAGGATGGAATGGACTGGCAGTATATCATCAATCGGTGGCTGCGGGAAAACGCATAG
- a CDS encoding FtsX-like permease family protein: protein MNFAERAFRYLFRKKGKAIILFWVLLITETMILSTVTILRASEVARIELLGKSKAKLLIEREKAEELFTDDEYKKLEKLENVKAVNRVAEVQLYPMDFKIITKSESVDADNQKLRIMAYDSLEDDGPFADGQIHLTKGKYPRKEGEIVVNQFLAEVNQWEIGETVCFKSHSGEQSQASISGIYISGIEEKQGKEPLAVNRIENTIYGKPEFVCHLQETCGYENLIVYVDNPEQLSRTQLEVTRILKNYRVMKADNLFQKMEIPLLQVVRVVKMMLGLSVVSSVLVITLLLSMWMRARKKEIAIYVSLGKTKVDLFMQIILECFSVFGFSTIIALYTGDKMLIVLEKFLDWKSIGAFTSMQIYAQNKDICYLILSGTIILLLSISISLFPILCTKPKKILAEMEG, encoded by the coding sequence ATGAATTTTGCAGAAAGAGCATTCCGCTACCTTTTCAGGAAAAAAGGAAAAGCGATTATCTTGTTTTGGGTATTGCTTATTACCGAAACAATGATTTTATCTACTGTCACTATATTACGGGCATCCGAAGTAGCAAGAATTGAACTATTAGGGAAATCAAAAGCGAAATTGTTGATCGAACGGGAAAAAGCGGAGGAATTGTTTACGGATGATGAATACAAAAAACTTGAGAAACTGGAAAATGTGAAGGCGGTAAATCGAGTAGCAGAAGTGCAGTTATATCCAATGGATTTTAAAATTATAACGAAAAGTGAGAGTGTTGATGCAGACAACCAAAAATTGCGCATAATGGCCTACGATAGCCTTGAAGATGATGGCCCATTTGCTGACGGGCAAATTCATCTGACGAAAGGAAAATATCCTCGCAAAGAAGGTGAAATAGTAGTAAATCAGTTTCTTGCAGAAGTAAATCAATGGGAAATAGGGGAAACTGTTTGTTTCAAATCTCATTCAGGTGAACAATCACAGGCAAGCATATCAGGAATCTATATTTCGGGTATAGAAGAAAAGCAAGGGAAGGAACCATTAGCAGTAAACAGAATTGAAAATACAATTTATGGAAAACCCGAGTTCGTATGTCATTTACAAGAAACGTGCGGATATGAAAACTTAATCGTATATGTAGATAATCCAGAGCAGTTGAGCAGAACACAGCTAGAAGTAACACGCATTTTGAAAAACTATAGAGTGATGAAAGCAGATAACCTGTTTCAGAAAATGGAAATTCCGCTCTTACAAGTTGTTAGGGTTGTAAAAATGATGTTGGGATTATCGGTTGTATCGTCTGTACTTGTAATAACATTGCTTTTGTCTATGTGGATGAGAGCCAGAAAGAAAGAAATAGCAATTTATGTGAGTCTTGGAAAAACAAAAGTAGATTTGTTTATGCAGATTATTTTGGAATGCTTTTCAGTATTTGGATTTTCTACAATAATAGCTCTTTATACTGGAGATAAGATGCTGATAGTATTGGAAAAGTTTTTAGATTGGAAAAGTATTGGGGCTTTTACATCTATGCAAATATATGCACAAAATAAAGATATATGTTATCTCATATTATCAGGAACAATAATTTTATTGCTTTCTATTTCTATTTCACTTTTTCCAATATTATGTACAAAGCCAAAAAAAATTTTAGCAGAAATGGAGGGATAA
- a CDS encoding response regulator transcription factor, whose amino-acid sequence MKKILIIEDDLDIQELIQFFLEDQGYEVITASDGIDGIAVFLKEQIDLILLDILLPKMDGYAVCELIRKESEVPIIMISALGREEDQIKGFEMQIDDYIPKPISLPIMIKKIEAVLRRYEGVDITKDHELKYREIILIVGNYQVKIGKKLIDLTQKEYEILKELIENQGCVITRESFLNRLWKYEFEGEERAVDNHIKNLRRKLGKAGDYIKTVRGVGYRIDKAN is encoded by the coding sequence ATGAAAAAAATTTTAATTATAGAAGATGATTTGGATATTCAAGAGCTGATACAGTTTTTTTTAGAGGATCAAGGGTATGAAGTGATTACGGCATCTGATGGAATAGATGGTATTGCGGTTTTTCTGAAAGAACAAATTGACTTGATACTGCTCGATATTTTACTTCCTAAAATGGATGGGTATGCAGTTTGTGAACTAATACGAAAAGAATCGGAAGTACCAATCATTATGATAAGTGCATTGGGAAGAGAAGAAGACCAGATAAAGGGATTTGAAATGCAAATAGATGACTATATCCCCAAGCCGATTTCTCTTCCAATTATGATAAAAAAAATAGAAGCTGTTCTGCGTAGATATGAAGGAGTAGATATAACAAAAGATCACGAGTTAAAATACAGAGAGATAATATTGATTGTAGGAAATTATCAAGTGAAAATAGGGAAAAAGTTAATTGATTTGACACAGAAAGAATATGAAATTTTGAAAGAATTGATTGAAAATCAGGGATGCGTGATAACAAGAGAGAGCTTTTTAAATCGTCTATGGAAATATGAATTTGAAGGTGAAGAACGTGCAGTTGACAATCATATCAAAAATTTGCGGAGAAAATTGGGAAAAGCAGGGGATTATATAAAAACGGTAAGAGGGGTGGGGTATCGAATTGATAAAGCTAATTAG
- a CDS encoding ABC transporter permease → MNVLQRGVRSVLRKPIKSIILLFIVIVMSGLFLGAMASRSASIYTQDATRQAIGATFRIEGNEENRRKRLDQAMDVLGDREGSYGGVTHKWLENGADMVVTDNSFETVKEDDVKKIAQVEGIEEYNLITIATVVNPVNFSRIEDSDMDQSTDVGGVNLRGNRIMEMDMDVSAGKISLIEGRMIEKDDRDVCVISKELAELNHLKTGNLLKFNDYHDKEHSTIYSAEIIGIYETKQERKSIMYGDSYRPENTIFTDMSFPEKPSGNEGNPFYQYAIFKVQNAGKYDQVKKSVQKANIDWSRYDLIDNNGNIKNMTENFGQMDQMSMGLLLIVSVSGLVILVLVFLFWIKNRTQEIGIMMSLGKCKFEIWVQFLWEAVMISIIGMLLSFAISPIIAETSASYLAKETQTLRLEQQEQENTGTYIDGYIAPDLKIQDVEVHITKEMVLMDIGMISGILIIAVLVAGITIMKKRPKQILSEMS, encoded by the coding sequence ATGAATGTTTTACAAAGAGGAGTACGTTCAGTGTTAAGAAAACCGATAAAAAGTATTATTCTATTGTTTATTGTAATTGTTATGAGTGGCCTATTTTTAGGTGCTATGGCAAGCCGTTCAGCAAGTATTTATACACAAGACGCTACAAGACAGGCAATAGGGGCTACCTTTCGCATAGAAGGAAATGAGGAGAATAGGAGAAAGCGATTAGATCAGGCAATGGATGTACTGGGTGATCGGGAGGGCAGTTATGGAGGAGTTACTCATAAATGGTTAGAAAATGGGGCGGATATGGTAGTTACAGATAACTCATTTGAGACGGTTAAGGAAGATGATGTAAAAAAAATAGCTCAGGTGGAGGGGATTGAGGAATATAATTTGATAACAATAGCAACTGTTGTGAATCCGGTCAATTTTTCGAGAATAGAAGATTCAGATATGGATCAAAGTACGGATGTAGGCGGTGTCAACCTACGAGGTAATCGCATAATGGAAATGGATATGGACGTATCTGCAGGTAAGATTTCACTGATTGAAGGAAGAATGATTGAAAAAGATGACAGGGATGTTTGTGTCATCTCGAAAGAATTGGCAGAACTAAACCATTTAAAAACTGGGAACTTATTAAAGTTTAATGATTACCATGACAAAGAACATTCCACAATATACAGTGCCGAGATTATCGGAATTTATGAAACAAAGCAAGAACGAAAATCTATTATGTATGGGGATTCTTATCGTCCAGAAAATACAATATTTACGGATATGAGTTTCCCGGAAAAACCATCCGGAAATGAAGGAAATCCTTTCTATCAGTATGCTATATTCAAAGTCCAAAATGCAGGGAAGTACGATCAAGTTAAAAAGTCTGTACAGAAAGCGAATATAGATTGGTCACGATATGACTTAATTGATAATAATGGAAATATTAAAAATATGACAGAAAATTTTGGGCAGATGGATCAGATGAGTATGGGATTATTACTAATAGTTTCAGTGTCAGGTCTTGTGATTTTAGTTTTAGTTTTTCTGTTTTGGATAAAAAATCGTACGCAAGAAATAGGAATTATGATGTCACTTGGAAAGTGCAAATTTGAAATATGGGTACAGTTTTTATGGGAAGCAGTAATGATAAGTATTATAGGGATGTTGTTATCCTTTGCAATTTCCCCAATTATTGCAGAGACTTCAGCTTCATATTTAGCGAAAGAAACGCAGACCTTAAGGTTAGAACAGCAGGAACAGGAAAATACTGGTACCTATATAGATGGATATATTGCACCGGATTTAAAAATACAAGATGTGGAGGTTCATATAACGAAAGAAATGGTTCTGATGGATATTGGGATGATATCAGGTATTTTGATTATTGCAGTATTAGTAGCAGGAATCACGATAATGAAGAAAAGGCCGAAGCAGATATTAAGTGAAATGAGCTGA
- a CDS encoding MobA/MobL family protein has translation MRTKYASTRFSIVKRSKGQSAVDAASYISRSVLVSEYDGKTYRPKYHEDLVHCEINLPEYAPEEWLDRAVLWNSVELNEKQKNAQLCRTLKAALPNDWSYELAEETVRDYVQRNFVSKGMCADWAIHDSVNQNGIHNLHFHLMLTLRPVEENGKWGAKQRKEYILDKDGNKIRNKSGRGFKSRAVDVNDWNEKGNSRKWRKDLTDTINVVNDRIGLPEYWEHRSFKELGLEQEPTRHLGPIASALERKGIRTEKGDANRAIMEHNQTLQRARMFYDIAWNSVKNLEKWEQEKAAEAAKNAAEKKAGKMAGDIPAAQEGEAEQTAVGSIQKETSGTKEVSVFAAMKNEVLEMLECILAAFGRLHLPLIQAPNLKKVSNRAALMDIENVRRFVEEKGIDSFEALETFAVQQEASKKEAEEICNRDGREIRRLKELSEAYAAYAPYIPIRNEYLQKKGIAQAVYHSQHKKELETAKELRIPVYELLREGEKFTPKKWEAQIKELTQEYEKQSRRYGRSTVNLAYVELLRHNRKIDEREQKNKDQSQSRQHEKMDRGQEQKKKRQEMGL, from the coding sequence ATGCGCACGAAATATGCCAGCACAAGGTTCAGCATTGTAAAGCGGAGCAAAGGGCAGTCGGCGGTAGATGCAGCTTCTTACATCAGCAGGAGTGTTCTTGTCAGCGAGTATGACGGGAAAACGTATCGCCCGAAATACCATGAAGATTTGGTGCATTGTGAAATCAATCTCCCGGAATATGCACCGGAGGAATGGCTGGACAGGGCAGTGCTGTGGAACTCTGTGGAGCTGAATGAGAAACAGAAAAATGCCCAGCTTTGCCGGACACTGAAAGCAGCACTTCCAAATGACTGGAGCTATGAGCTGGCAGAAGAAACGGTGCGGGATTATGTGCAGCGGAATTTTGTTTCCAAAGGGATGTGTGCGGACTGGGCAATCCATGATTCTGTTAATCAAAATGGCATCCATAACCTGCATTTCCATCTTATGCTCACCCTGCGCCCGGTGGAAGAAAACGGGAAGTGGGGAGCCAAGCAGAGAAAGGAATATATCCTTGATAAAGACGGCAATAAAATCCGCAATAAGTCCGGACGGGGATTTAAGAGCAGGGCGGTAGATGTGAATGACTGGAATGAAAAAGGTAATTCCCGGAAATGGAGAAAGGATTTGACGGACACCATCAATGTGGTGAATGACCGGATCGGACTGCCGGAGTACTGGGAACACCGTTCTTTTAAAGAGCTGGGACTGGAGCAGGAGCCGACCAGGCACTTAGGTCCGATTGCCAGTGCATTGGAGAGGAAAGGCATCCGTACCGAAAAAGGGGATGCGAACCGGGCAATCATGGAGCATAACCAGACGCTGCAAAGGGCAAGGATGTTCTATGATATTGCATGGAACAGTGTGAAAAATTTGGAGAAATGGGAACAGGAAAAAGCTGCGGAAGCTGCAAAGAATGCCGCAGAAAAGAAAGCAGGAAAAATGGCAGGAGACATCCCTGCGGCACAGGAAGGTGAAGCAGAACAGACGGCAGTTGGTTCGATACAGAAAGAAACTTCCGGTACAAAGGAAGTCAGCGTATTTGCAGCGATGAAAAATGAGGTTCTGGAAATGCTGGAATGTATTCTTGCAGCATTTGGAAGGCTTCATCTGCCGCTGATACAGGCACCGAATTTAAAAAAGGTAAGTAATCGTGCAGCACTGATGGATATTGAAAACGTGCGGAGGTTCGTGGAAGAAAAAGGCATTGACAGCTTTGAAGCACTGGAAACCTTTGCAGTACAGCAAGAAGCTTCCAAGAAAGAAGCAGAGGAAATCTGCAACAGAGATGGAAGGGAAATCCGGCGGTTAAAGGAACTGTCAGAGGCTTATGCCGCCTATGCTCCATACATTCCCATCCGTAATGAATATCTGCAGAAGAAAGGAATCGCACAGGCAGTTTATCACAGCCAGCATAAGAAAGAACTGGAAACGGCGAAAGAACTCCGTATTCCGGTCTATGAACTTCTTCGGGAAGGAGAAAAATTCACACCGAAAAAGTGGGAAGCACAGATCAAAGAGCTGACACAGGAATACGAGAAACAGTCCAGACGTTACGGCAGGAGTACCGTCAATCTTGCCTATGTGGAGTTGCTTCGTCATAACCGGAAGATAGATGAGCGGGAGCAGAAGAACAAAGACCAGTCCCAGAGCCGACAGCATGAAAAGATGGACAGGGGGCAGGAGCAAAAGAAGAAACGTCAGGAAATGGGACTTTAG